A window from Equus caballus isolate H_3958 breed thoroughbred chromosome 8, TB-T2T, whole genome shotgun sequence encodes these proteins:
- the NPC1 gene encoding NPC intracellular cholesterol transporter 1 isoform X1 encodes MSAPGPALGLLLLLLCAAQVFSQSCVWYGECGIAFGDKRYNCEYSGPPKPLPKDGYDLLQELCPGLFFGNVSLCCDVQQLQTLKDNLQLPLQFLSRCPSCFYNLMNLFCELTCSPQQSQFLNVTATEDYVDPVTNQTKTNVIELQYYVGESFANAMYNACRDVEAPSSNDKALGILCGKEAEACNATNWIEYMFNKNNGQAPFTITPIFSDFPAHGMEPMNNATKGCNESVDEVTGPCSCQDCSVVCGPKPQPPPAPAPWRILGLDAMYVIMWTTYMAFLLMFFGAFFAVWCYRKRYFVSEYTPIDSNIAFSVNASDKGEAACCDPLGAAFEGCLRRLFARWGSFCVRNPGCVVVFSLAFIAACSSGLVFVRVTTNPVDLWSAPSSQARLEKEYFDAHFGPFFRTEQLIIRAPHGHVHTYEPYPSGADVPFGPPLALEVLHQVLDLQTAIENITASYNNETVTLQDICLAPLSPYNKNCTIMSVLNYFQNSHSMLDHKVEDDFFVEADYHTHFLYCVRAPASLNDTTLLHDPCLGTFGGPVFPWLVLGGYDDQNYNNATALVITFPVNNYYNDTEKLQRALAWEREFINFVKNYKNPNLTISFSAERSIEDELNRESNSDVFTVVISYAVMFLYISIALGHIKSCSRLLVDSKISLGVAGILIVLSSVACSLGIFSYIGIPLTLIVIEVIPFLVLAVGVDNIFILVQTYQRDERLQGETLDQQLGRVLGEVAPSMFLSSFSETVAFFLGALSVMPAVHTFSLFAGLAVLIDFLLQITCFVSLLGLDIKRQEKNRLDVLCCLRGSEDGTSVQASESFLFRFFRNSYSPLLLKDWMRPIVIAVFVGVLSFSIAVLNKVEIGLDQFLSMPDDSYVIDYFQSIRQYLHAGPPVYFVLEEGHDYTSLKGQNMVCGGMGCDNDSLVQQIFTAAQLDSYTRIGFAPSSWIDDYFDWVKPQSSCCRVYNSTDQFCNASVVDPACVRCRPLTPEGKQRPQGRDFMRFLPMFLSDNPNPRCGKGNGCRVPAGHRARRNTWHFRTGHAAYSSAVNILGNDTGVGATYFMTYHTVLQTSADFIDAMKKARLIAGNITKTMGLEGGNYRVFPYSVFYVFYEQYLTIIDDTIFNLGVSLGAIFLVTMVLLGCELWSAVILCVTIAMILVNMFGVMWLWGISLNAVSLVNLVMSCGISVEFCSHITRAFTVSAKGSRVERAEEALSHMGSSVFSGITLTKFGGIVVLAFAKSQIFQIFYFRMYLAMVLLGATHGLIFLPVLLSYIGPSINKAKTLATQERYKGTEREQLLNF; translated from the exons atGTCCGTCCTGTTTTTATAACCTAATGAACCTGTTTTGCGAGCTGACATGTAGCCCTCAACAAAGTCAGTTTCTGAACGTTACAGCAACTGAAGACTATGTTGATCCTGTTACGAACCAGACGAAAACAAATGTAATAGAATTGCAGTACTATGTTGGCGAGAGTTTTGCTAATG CCATGTACAACGCGTGCAGGGATGTGGAGGCCCCCTCAAGTAACGACAAAGCCCTGGGAATCCTGTGTGGGAAGGAAGCCGAAGCCTGCAATGCCACCAACTGGATCGAGTACATGTTCAATAAGAACAACGGCCAGGCACCCTTCACTATCACACCCATTTTTTCAG ACTTTCCAGCCCATGGGATGGAGCCCATGAACAATGCCACCAAGGGCTGTAACGAGTCTGTGGACGAGGTCACGGGGCCGTGCAGTTGCCAGGATTGCTCAGTGGTTTGTGGCCCCAAGCCCCAGCCCCCGCCTGCTCCTGCTCCCTGGAGAATCTTGGGCCTGGACGCCATGTATGTCATCATGTGGACCACCTACATGGCCTTTTTGCTCATGTTCTTTGGAGCATTTTTTGCCGTGTGGTGCTACAG aaaacgATATTTCGTCTCCGAGTACACTCCCATTGATAGCAATATCGCTTTCTCTGTGAATGCCAGTGACAAAG GGGAGGCGGCCTGCTGCGACCCGCTCGGGGCGGCGTTCGAGGGCTGCTTGAGGCGGCTCTTCGCGCGCTGGGGCTCTTTCTGCGTCCGAAACCCCGGCTGCGTCGTCGTCTTCTCCCTGGCCTTCATCGCCGCGTGTTCCTCAGGCCTGGTGTTCGTCCGGGTCACCACCAACCCAGTGGACCTCTGGTCCGCCCCCAGCAGCCAGGCGCGCCTGGAGAAAGAGTACTTCGACGCGCACTTCGGGCCCTTCTTCCGCACGGAGCAGCTCATCATCCGGGCCCCACACGGCCACGTGCACACGTACGAGCCGTACCCCTCGGGAGCCGACGTGCCCTTCGGCCCTCCGCTCGCCTTGGAGGTTCTGCACCAG GTTCTTGACTTACAAACAGCCATCGAAAACATTACTGCATCTTATAACAACGAGACTGTGACACTTCAAGACATCTGCTTGGCCCCTCTCTCACCATATAACAAGAACTGCACCATTATGAGTGTGTTAAATTACTTCCAGAACAGCCATTCCATGCTGGACCACAAAGTGGAGGACGACTTCTTTGTGGAAGCGGATTACCACACGCACTTTCTGTACTGTGTCCG ggctcctgcctccctcaatGATACGACTTTGCTCCACGATCCTTGTCTGGGCACGTTCGGTGGACCCGTGTTCCCGTGGCTCGTGTTAGGGGGCTATGATG atcaaaactacaataacgCCACAGCCCTTGTGATTACCTTTCCTGTCAATAATTACTATAACGATACGGAGAAGCTCCAGAGGGCTCTGGCCTGGGAAAGAGA GTTTATTAATTTTGTGAAGAACTATAAGAATCCAAATCTGACCATTTCTTTCTCTGCTGAACGAAGTATTGAGGATGAACTAAATCGTGAAAGTAACAGTGATGTGTTCACTGTTGTGATCAGCTATGCTGTCATGTTTCTGTATATTTCCATAGCCTTGGGGCACATCAAAAGCTGTAGCAGGCTTCTA GTGGATTCTAAAATCTCCCTTGGCGTCGCGGGCATCCTCATCGTGTTGAGCTCCGTGGCGTGCTCGTTGGGCATCTTCAGCTACATTGGGATCCCTCTCACCCTCATTGTGATTGAAGTCATCCCGTTcctggtgctggctgttggcgtGGACAACATCTTcatcctggtgcagacctaccaG agagaTGAACGTCTTCAGGGTGAAACCCTGGATCAGCAGCTGGGCAGGGTCCTAGGAGAAGTGGCTCCTAGCATGTTCCTGTCATCCTTCTCAGAGACTGTTGCATTTTTCTTAG GGGCGTTGTCGGTGATGCCAGCCGTTCACACTTTCTCTCTGTTTGCGGGACTGGCAGTCCTCATTGACTTCCTTCTTCAGATTACCTGTTTTGTGAGTCTCTTGGGGCTAGACATTAAGCGTCAAGAG AAAAACCGGCTGGACGTCCTTTGCTGTCTGAGAGGCTCTGAAGATGGAACGAGTGTCCAAGCCTCTGAGAGCTTCTTGTTTCGGTTCTTCAGAAACTCCTATTCTCCACTTCTGCTGAAGGACTGGATGCGGCCAATTGTG ATAGCAGTGTTTGTGGGTGTTCTGTCATTCAGTATTGCGGTCCTGAACAAAGTAGAAATTGGCTTGGATCAGTTTCTTTCAATGCCAGAT GACTCCTACGTGATCGATTATTTCCAGTCCATCCGTCAGTACCTGCATGCGGGTCCACCCGTGTACTTTGTCCTGGAGGAAGGGCACGACTACACTTCTCTGAAAGGGCAGAACATGGTGTGCGGGGGCATGGGCTGCGACAACGACTCGCTGGTGCAGCAGATATTCACCGCGGCTCAGCTGGACAGCTA TACCCGAATAGGCTTTGCGCCCTCGTCCTGGATTGACGATTATTTTGACTGGGTGAAGCCGCAGTCTTCTTGCTGTAGGGTCTACAATAGCACTGACCAGTTCTGCAACGCTTCAG TGGTTGACCCGGCCTGCGTCCGCTGCAGGCCTCTGACGCCAGAGGGCAAACAGCGGCCTCAGGGCAGAGACTTCATGCGGTTCCTGCCCATGTTCCTTTCCGATAACCCGAACCCCAGGTGTGGCAAAGG GAATGGATGCAGGGTACCTGCAGGGCACAGGGCGAGGAGGAACACGTGGCATTTCAGAAC GGGACATGCTGCTTACAGTTCAGCAGTTAACATCCTCGGCAATGACACCGGTGTTGGAGCCACTTACTTCATGACCTACCACACGGTGCTTCAGACCTCTGCTGACTTCATTGACGCCATGAAAAAAGCCCGCCTCATCGCCGGTAACATCACCAAAACCATGGGCCTTGAGGGCGGTAATTACCGTGTGTTCCCGTACAG TGTGTTCTATGTGTTCTACGAGCAGTACTTGACCATTATTGACGACACCATCTTTAACCTCGGCGTGTCCCTGGGCGCCATCTTTCTGGTGACCATGGTTCTCCTGGGCTGTGAACTGTGGTCTGCAGTGATCCTGTGTGTCACCATCGCCATGATCTTGGTCAACATGTTTGGCGTCATGTGGCTGTGGGGCATCAGTCTGAATGCGGTTTCCTTGGTCAACTTGGTGATG AGCTGTGGCATTTCCGTGGAGTTCTGCAGCCACATAACAAGAGCGTTCACAGTGAGTGCAAAGGGAAGCCGCGTGGAACGCGCAGAAGAGGCGCTCTCACACATGGGCAGCTCT gTATTCAGTGGAATCACACTAACAAAATTTGGAGGGATTGTGGTGTTGGCCTTTGCCAAGTCTCagattttccagatattttactTCAGGATGTATTTAGCTATGGTCTTACTGGGAGCCACTCATGGGTTGATATTCCTCCCCGTCTTACTCAGCTACATAG GACCATCAATAAATAAAGCCAAAACCTTGGCCACTCAAGAGAGATACAAAGGTACAGAGCGAGAACAACTCCTAAATTTCTAG
- the NPC1 gene encoding NPC intracellular cholesterol transporter 1 isoform X2 has product MSAPGPALGLLLLLLCAAQVFSQSCVWYGECGIAFGDKRYNCEYSGPPKPLPKDGYDLLQELCPGLFFGNVSLCCDVQQLQTLKDNLQLPLQFLSRCPSCFYNLMNLFCELTCSPQQSQFLNVTATEDYVDPVTNQTKTNVIELQYYVGESFANAMYNACRDVEAPSSNDKALGILCGKEAEACNATNWIEYMFNKNNGQAPFTITPIFSDFPAHGMEPMNNATKGCNESVDEVTGPCSCQDCSVVCGPKPQPPPAPAPWRILGLDAMYVIMWTTYMAFLLMFFGAFFAVWCYRKRYFVSEYTPIDSNIAFSVNASDKGEAACCDPLGAAFEGCLRRLFARWGSFCVRNPGCVVVFSLAFIAACSSGLVFVRVTTNPVDLWSAPSSQARLEKEYFDAHFGPFFRTEQLIIRAPHGHVHTYEPYPSGADVPFGPPLALEVLHQVLDLQTAIENITASYNNETVTLQDICLAPLSPYNKNCTIMSVLNYFQNSHSMLDHKVEDDFFVEADYHTHFLYCVRAPASLNDTTLLHDPCLGTFGGPVFPWLVLGGYDDQNYNNATALVITFPVNNYYNDTEKLQRALAWEREFINFVKNYKNPNLTISFSAERSIEDELNRESNSDVFTVVISYAVMFLYISIALGHIKSCSRLLVDSKISLGVAGILIVLSSVACSLGIFSYIGIPLTLIVIEVIPFLVLAVGVDNIFILVQTYQRDERLQGETLDQQLGRVLGEVAPSMFLSSFSETVAFFLGALSVMPAVHTFSLFAGLAVLIDFLLQITCFVSLLGLDIKRQEKNRLDVLCCLRGSEDGTSVQASESFLFRFFRNSYSPLLLKDWMRPIVIAVFVGVLSFSIAVLNKVEIGLDQFLSMPDDSYVIDYFQSIRQYLHAGPPVYFVLEEGHDYTSLKGQNMVCGGMGCDNDSLVQQIFTAAQLDSYTRIGFAPSSWIDDYFDWVKPQSSCCRVYNSTDQFCNASVVDPACVRCRPLTPEGKQRPQGRDFMRFLPMFLSDNPNPRCGKGGHAAYSSAVNILGNDTGVGATYFMTYHTVLQTSADFIDAMKKARLIAGNITKTMGLEGGNYRVFPYSVFYVFYEQYLTIIDDTIFNLGVSLGAIFLVTMVLLGCELWSAVILCVTIAMILVNMFGVMWLWGISLNAVSLVNLVMSCGISVEFCSHITRAFTVSAKGSRVERAEEALSHMGSSVFSGITLTKFGGIVVLAFAKSQIFQIFYFRMYLAMVLLGATHGLIFLPVLLSYIGPSINKAKTLATQERYKGTEREQLLNF; this is encoded by the exons atGTCCGTCCTGTTTTTATAACCTAATGAACCTGTTTTGCGAGCTGACATGTAGCCCTCAACAAAGTCAGTTTCTGAACGTTACAGCAACTGAAGACTATGTTGATCCTGTTACGAACCAGACGAAAACAAATGTAATAGAATTGCAGTACTATGTTGGCGAGAGTTTTGCTAATG CCATGTACAACGCGTGCAGGGATGTGGAGGCCCCCTCAAGTAACGACAAAGCCCTGGGAATCCTGTGTGGGAAGGAAGCCGAAGCCTGCAATGCCACCAACTGGATCGAGTACATGTTCAATAAGAACAACGGCCAGGCACCCTTCACTATCACACCCATTTTTTCAG ACTTTCCAGCCCATGGGATGGAGCCCATGAACAATGCCACCAAGGGCTGTAACGAGTCTGTGGACGAGGTCACGGGGCCGTGCAGTTGCCAGGATTGCTCAGTGGTTTGTGGCCCCAAGCCCCAGCCCCCGCCTGCTCCTGCTCCCTGGAGAATCTTGGGCCTGGACGCCATGTATGTCATCATGTGGACCACCTACATGGCCTTTTTGCTCATGTTCTTTGGAGCATTTTTTGCCGTGTGGTGCTACAG aaaacgATATTTCGTCTCCGAGTACACTCCCATTGATAGCAATATCGCTTTCTCTGTGAATGCCAGTGACAAAG GGGAGGCGGCCTGCTGCGACCCGCTCGGGGCGGCGTTCGAGGGCTGCTTGAGGCGGCTCTTCGCGCGCTGGGGCTCTTTCTGCGTCCGAAACCCCGGCTGCGTCGTCGTCTTCTCCCTGGCCTTCATCGCCGCGTGTTCCTCAGGCCTGGTGTTCGTCCGGGTCACCACCAACCCAGTGGACCTCTGGTCCGCCCCCAGCAGCCAGGCGCGCCTGGAGAAAGAGTACTTCGACGCGCACTTCGGGCCCTTCTTCCGCACGGAGCAGCTCATCATCCGGGCCCCACACGGCCACGTGCACACGTACGAGCCGTACCCCTCGGGAGCCGACGTGCCCTTCGGCCCTCCGCTCGCCTTGGAGGTTCTGCACCAG GTTCTTGACTTACAAACAGCCATCGAAAACATTACTGCATCTTATAACAACGAGACTGTGACACTTCAAGACATCTGCTTGGCCCCTCTCTCACCATATAACAAGAACTGCACCATTATGAGTGTGTTAAATTACTTCCAGAACAGCCATTCCATGCTGGACCACAAAGTGGAGGACGACTTCTTTGTGGAAGCGGATTACCACACGCACTTTCTGTACTGTGTCCG ggctcctgcctccctcaatGATACGACTTTGCTCCACGATCCTTGTCTGGGCACGTTCGGTGGACCCGTGTTCCCGTGGCTCGTGTTAGGGGGCTATGATG atcaaaactacaataacgCCACAGCCCTTGTGATTACCTTTCCTGTCAATAATTACTATAACGATACGGAGAAGCTCCAGAGGGCTCTGGCCTGGGAAAGAGA GTTTATTAATTTTGTGAAGAACTATAAGAATCCAAATCTGACCATTTCTTTCTCTGCTGAACGAAGTATTGAGGATGAACTAAATCGTGAAAGTAACAGTGATGTGTTCACTGTTGTGATCAGCTATGCTGTCATGTTTCTGTATATTTCCATAGCCTTGGGGCACATCAAAAGCTGTAGCAGGCTTCTA GTGGATTCTAAAATCTCCCTTGGCGTCGCGGGCATCCTCATCGTGTTGAGCTCCGTGGCGTGCTCGTTGGGCATCTTCAGCTACATTGGGATCCCTCTCACCCTCATTGTGATTGAAGTCATCCCGTTcctggtgctggctgttggcgtGGACAACATCTTcatcctggtgcagacctaccaG agagaTGAACGTCTTCAGGGTGAAACCCTGGATCAGCAGCTGGGCAGGGTCCTAGGAGAAGTGGCTCCTAGCATGTTCCTGTCATCCTTCTCAGAGACTGTTGCATTTTTCTTAG GGGCGTTGTCGGTGATGCCAGCCGTTCACACTTTCTCTCTGTTTGCGGGACTGGCAGTCCTCATTGACTTCCTTCTTCAGATTACCTGTTTTGTGAGTCTCTTGGGGCTAGACATTAAGCGTCAAGAG AAAAACCGGCTGGACGTCCTTTGCTGTCTGAGAGGCTCTGAAGATGGAACGAGTGTCCAAGCCTCTGAGAGCTTCTTGTTTCGGTTCTTCAGAAACTCCTATTCTCCACTTCTGCTGAAGGACTGGATGCGGCCAATTGTG ATAGCAGTGTTTGTGGGTGTTCTGTCATTCAGTATTGCGGTCCTGAACAAAGTAGAAATTGGCTTGGATCAGTTTCTTTCAATGCCAGAT GACTCCTACGTGATCGATTATTTCCAGTCCATCCGTCAGTACCTGCATGCGGGTCCACCCGTGTACTTTGTCCTGGAGGAAGGGCACGACTACACTTCTCTGAAAGGGCAGAACATGGTGTGCGGGGGCATGGGCTGCGACAACGACTCGCTGGTGCAGCAGATATTCACCGCGGCTCAGCTGGACAGCTA TACCCGAATAGGCTTTGCGCCCTCGTCCTGGATTGACGATTATTTTGACTGGGTGAAGCCGCAGTCTTCTTGCTGTAGGGTCTACAATAGCACTGACCAGTTCTGCAACGCTTCAG TGGTTGACCCGGCCTGCGTCCGCTGCAGGCCTCTGACGCCAGAGGGCAAACAGCGGCCTCAGGGCAGAGACTTCATGCGGTTCCTGCCCATGTTCCTTTCCGATAACCCGAACCCCAGGTGTGGCAAAGG GGGACATGCTGCTTACAGTTCAGCAGTTAACATCCTCGGCAATGACACCGGTGTTGGAGCCACTTACTTCATGACCTACCACACGGTGCTTCAGACCTCTGCTGACTTCATTGACGCCATGAAAAAAGCCCGCCTCATCGCCGGTAACATCACCAAAACCATGGGCCTTGAGGGCGGTAATTACCGTGTGTTCCCGTACAG TGTGTTCTATGTGTTCTACGAGCAGTACTTGACCATTATTGACGACACCATCTTTAACCTCGGCGTGTCCCTGGGCGCCATCTTTCTGGTGACCATGGTTCTCCTGGGCTGTGAACTGTGGTCTGCAGTGATCCTGTGTGTCACCATCGCCATGATCTTGGTCAACATGTTTGGCGTCATGTGGCTGTGGGGCATCAGTCTGAATGCGGTTTCCTTGGTCAACTTGGTGATG AGCTGTGGCATTTCCGTGGAGTTCTGCAGCCACATAACAAGAGCGTTCACAGTGAGTGCAAAGGGAAGCCGCGTGGAACGCGCAGAAGAGGCGCTCTCACACATGGGCAGCTCT gTATTCAGTGGAATCACACTAACAAAATTTGGAGGGATTGTGGTGTTGGCCTTTGCCAAGTCTCagattttccagatattttactTCAGGATGTATTTAGCTATGGTCTTACTGGGAGCCACTCATGGGTTGATATTCCTCCCCGTCTTACTCAGCTACATAG GACCATCAATAAATAAAGCCAAAACCTTGGCCACTCAAGAGAGATACAAAGGTACAGAGCGAGAACAACTCCTAAATTTCTAG